The following proteins are co-located in the Streptomyces bottropensis ATCC 25435 genome:
- a CDS encoding PaaX family transcriptional regulator: MEDEILDVDVVGAQLRPQSLVLSFFGNHVLDLGEGDLGVYSGSIIDVLGRVGTGEQAVRSTLTRMVNRGLLRRQREGRRMFFGLTPHAGDILRDGGQRIWRDGAVNEDWDGTWTLLGFSLPESWQRQRHDLRSRLTWSGFGALYSGLWIAPGRVDVRATVSELGLDAHVKVFHAQADPFTDVGLMIRESWDLETLAARYVAFDKHWTTADLAAADPIATRLRLVAEWLRIIRTDPRLPVRHLPAEWPARQAQDTFRRIAAQTAGPAARMAADVLQTTPLRPAPIESPS, translated from the coding sequence GTGGAGGACGAGATCCTGGATGTCGATGTCGTCGGCGCGCAGTTGCGGCCGCAGTCGTTGGTGCTCTCCTTTTTCGGTAACCACGTGCTGGACCTGGGTGAAGGCGACCTCGGGGTGTACTCGGGGAGCATCATCGACGTGCTCGGGCGGGTCGGCACGGGCGAACAGGCCGTGCGGTCGACGCTGACGCGGATGGTGAACCGCGGCCTGCTGCGGCGCCAGCGCGAGGGCCGGCGGATGTTCTTCGGGCTCACCCCGCACGCCGGGGACATCCTGCGGGACGGCGGACAGCGCATCTGGCGCGACGGCGCGGTGAACGAGGACTGGGACGGCACCTGGACCCTCCTCGGCTTCTCCCTCCCCGAGTCCTGGCAGCGCCAACGGCACGATCTGCGCTCCCGGCTCACCTGGTCCGGCTTCGGCGCCCTCTACAGCGGACTGTGGATCGCGCCGGGCCGGGTGGACGTGCGGGCGACCGTCTCCGAACTGGGCCTGGACGCCCACGTGAAGGTGTTCCACGCGCAGGCCGACCCGTTCACCGACGTCGGGCTGATGATCCGCGAGAGCTGGGACCTGGAGACCCTGGCCGCGCGCTACGTCGCCTTCGACAAGCACTGGACCACCGCCGACCTCGCCGCCGCCGACCCGATCGCCACCCGGCTGCGGCTCGTCGCCGAATGGCTGCGCATCATCCGTACCGACCCGCGCCTGCCCGTGCGGCATCTGCCCGCCGAATGGCCCGCGCGACAGGCCCAGGACACGTTCCGGCGCATCGCCGCACAGACGGCGGGCCCGGCCGCACGCATGGCGGCGGACGTGCTGCAGACGACTCCGCTGCGGCCCGCTCCGATCGAAAGTCCGTCATAA
- a CDS encoding MFS transporter, with product MPPSPLPTPAEQAEQAVRTKQLRRVALSGLLGTAVEFYDFLVYGTVAALVFGELFFPGADPAVGTIAAFGTFAAGYVARPLGGIVFGHFGDRLGRKSMLLLTMGLMGGASFLIGLLPTYDTIGVWAPVLLITLRVLQGIAIGGEWGGATLMVVEHAGAKRRGLWSSFTQMGAPLGSLLSSVVVTFVVAMPRDEFAAWGWRVPFLLSVVLLGVGLFVRLKVVESPLFAQVKKDRTEARLPIVDVLRRPRALVLAACVGIGAFTAQSLLTSYLIAYATGIGYPRPQVLTALTVSASVALVVLPCASALSDRVGRRPVVLAGAIASVALAFPVLALVDSKSPGLLILAVVLGHGFAQSVMYGPLGALLTEMFGTKVRYTGASLGYQLATLIGAGFSPMIAGSLVAANGGSSTPISLLICGGAAITAVTVWFVRETHRDSLGDVSVREGAAKEGVAS from the coding sequence ATGCCCCCGTCCCCTCTCCCCACCCCCGCCGAACAGGCCGAACAGGCCGTGCGGACCAAGCAGTTGCGCCGCGTCGCACTCTCCGGGCTGCTCGGTACGGCCGTCGAGTTCTACGACTTCCTCGTCTACGGGACGGTCGCCGCGCTCGTCTTCGGCGAACTGTTCTTCCCGGGCGCCGACCCGGCCGTCGGCACCATCGCCGCGTTCGGCACGTTCGCCGCCGGCTATGTCGCCCGTCCCCTCGGCGGCATCGTCTTCGGGCACTTCGGCGACCGGCTCGGCCGCAAGTCCATGCTCCTGCTGACCATGGGCCTGATGGGTGGCGCCAGCTTCCTCATCGGCCTGCTGCCCACCTACGACACCATCGGCGTCTGGGCGCCCGTCCTCCTGATCACCCTGCGGGTGCTCCAGGGCATCGCCATCGGCGGTGAATGGGGCGGGGCCACGCTCATGGTCGTCGAGCACGCCGGTGCCAAGCGGCGCGGACTGTGGTCCAGTTTCACGCAGATGGGAGCCCCGCTCGGCTCCCTGCTCTCCTCGGTCGTCGTGACCTTCGTCGTCGCCATGCCCCGCGACGAGTTCGCCGCGTGGGGCTGGCGCGTGCCGTTCCTGCTCAGCGTCGTCCTGCTCGGTGTCGGCCTCTTCGTCCGGCTGAAGGTCGTCGAGAGCCCGCTCTTCGCCCAGGTGAAGAAGGACCGGACCGAGGCGCGGCTGCCGATCGTGGACGTGCTGCGCCGCCCGCGGGCGCTGGTACTGGCCGCGTGCGTCGGCATCGGCGCGTTCACGGCCCAGTCGCTGCTGACCAGCTACCTGATCGCGTACGCCACCGGAATCGGCTATCCCCGGCCGCAGGTGCTCACCGCGCTCACCGTCTCGGCGTCCGTCGCGCTGGTCGTCCTGCCGTGCGCCTCGGCCCTCTCCGACCGTGTCGGCCGCCGCCCGGTCGTCCTCGCCGGAGCGATCGCCTCCGTCGCACTCGCCTTCCCCGTGCTCGCGCTGGTGGACTCCAAGTCACCGGGCCTGCTGATCCTCGCGGTCGTCCTCGGCCACGGCTTCGCCCAGTCCGTGATGTACGGGCCGCTGGGGGCGCTGCTCACCGAGATGTTCGGGACCAAGGTGCGCTACACCGGGGCGTCCCTCGGATACCAGCTCGCCACCCTGATCGGTGCCGGGTTCTCGCCGATGATCGCGGGGAGCCTGGTGGCCGCCAACGGGGGGTCGAGCACGCCGATCTCACTGCTGATCTGCGGGGGCGCGGCGATCACCGCCGTCACGGTGTGGTTCGTCCGCGAGACCCACCGGGACTCTCTCGGCGACGTGTCCGTCCGGGAGGGTGCGGCCAAGGAGGGGGTCGCCTCGTAG
- a CDS encoding trans-aconitate 2-methyltransferase, whose translation MSATSPTWDPQQYLRHAGHRARAFVDLLAHVPDPPAAHPRIADLGCGPGNVTRLLADRWPTARITGYDNSPEMLDRARVDHEGPTPGGGRIGFTAADLRTWEPPESYDLIVSNATFQWVPGHLDRFPAWVDALAPGGTFAFQVPGNFDSPSHRLMRELAHSARWKDRLGETLRHDDAVRTPAGYLAALADLGCEADAWETTYVHLLQGEDPVLDWVRGTGLRPVLTELGPDAGPFVAEYRAALREAYPPTAHGTPFPFRRIFAVGRKPEADRFPKVA comes from the coding sequence ATGTCCGCCACCAGCCCCACCTGGGACCCCCAGCAGTACCTGCGGCACGCCGGCCACCGCGCCCGTGCCTTCGTCGACCTGCTCGCCCATGTCCCCGACCCGCCCGCCGCGCACCCCCGTATCGCCGATCTCGGCTGCGGCCCCGGCAACGTCACCCGCCTTCTCGCCGACCGCTGGCCCACCGCGCGCATCACCGGGTACGACAACTCGCCCGAGATGCTCGACCGGGCCCGCGTCGACCACGAGGGGCCCACGCCGGGCGGCGGCCGCATCGGCTTCACCGCGGCGGACCTCCGCACCTGGGAGCCCCCGGAGTCGTACGACCTGATCGTCAGCAACGCCACCTTCCAGTGGGTGCCCGGCCACCTGGACCGCTTCCCCGCGTGGGTCGACGCCCTCGCCCCCGGCGGCACCTTCGCCTTCCAGGTCCCCGGCAACTTCGACTCGCCCAGCCATCGCCTCATGCGCGAACTCGCCCACTCCGCCCGCTGGAAGGACCGGCTCGGCGAGACCCTCCGGCACGACGACGCCGTCCGCACCCCGGCCGGCTACCTCGCCGCGCTCGCCGACCTCGGCTGCGAGGCCGACGCCTGGGAGACGACGTACGTCCATCTCCTCCAGGGCGAGGACCCGGTGCTCGACTGGGTGCGGGGGACGGGGCTGCGGCCGGTCCTCACCGAACTGGGCCCGGACGCCGGACCGTTCGTCGCCGAGTACCGGGCCGCCCTGCGCGAGGCCTACCCGCCCACCGCCCACGGCACCCCGTTCCCGTTCCGCCGCATCTTCGCCGTCGGCCGCAAGCCGGAGGCGGACCGGTTCCCCAAGGTGGCCTGA
- a CDS encoding MarR family winged helix-turn-helix transcriptional regulator encodes MEDEVDRLVAAWRRERPDLDVEPLEVLSRVSRLARHLDRARRLAFAEHQLEPWEFDVLTALRRAGNPYQLSPGQLLTQTLVTSGTMTNRIDRLTQKGLVERLPDPSDRRGVLVRLTDEGRDRADQALAGLLDQERAILAELSRAQRGDLAGLLRQLTAPFDNIPG; translated from the coding sequence ATGGAGGACGAGGTCGATCGGCTGGTCGCAGCGTGGCGCCGGGAGCGCCCCGACCTCGACGTGGAGCCGCTGGAAGTACTCAGCCGGGTGAGCAGACTCGCCCGGCACCTGGATCGTGCGCGCCGACTGGCGTTCGCCGAGCACCAGCTGGAGCCGTGGGAGTTCGACGTGCTGACCGCGCTGAGGCGTGCGGGGAACCCGTATCAGCTCTCGCCCGGCCAGCTGCTGACGCAGACGCTGGTGACCTCGGGCACGATGACGAACCGTATCGACCGGCTCACGCAGAAGGGCCTGGTCGAGCGGCTGCCCGACCCCAGTGACCGTCGGGGCGTGCTCGTCCGGCTGACGGACGAGGGCCGGGACCGGGCGGACCAGGCGCTCGCCGGACTCCTCGACCAGGAACGGGCGATCCTGGCCGAGCTGTCCCGCGCCCAGCGGGGCGACCTGGCGGGCCTGCTACGCCAGTTGACCGCCCCGTTCGACAACATCCCCGGCTAG
- a CDS encoding LuxR C-terminal-related transcriptional regulator: protein MVRIRVLVVDDHRIFAESLAAALAAEPDVDVSAAGSGPAALRCLDRAAAEGRKFDVLLVDADLGAHVHVAGARPAAVPIAVSDGGEDGLVDGISLVAGVRSGQPSVRTVVLAEKDDPRRAALALQAGASGWVAKDCSLSRLLTVIRGVLRDETHLPPALLTGVLRELTAARKHRTESERLVESLTPREREVLRCMVAGLGRKAVAERLFLSPHTVRTHMQNVLGKLGVHSTLAAVALARRAGVGPADLAGDVVERGGQLA from the coding sequence GTGGTTCGCATCCGAGTACTGGTCGTCGACGACCACCGTATCTTCGCCGAGTCGCTCGCCGCGGCCCTGGCCGCCGAGCCGGACGTCGACGTGTCCGCGGCGGGCAGCGGCCCCGCCGCGCTGCGCTGCCTGGACCGCGCGGCGGCGGAGGGGCGCAAGTTCGACGTGCTCCTGGTCGACGCCGATCTGGGGGCCCACGTCCACGTCGCCGGCGCGCGTCCGGCCGCCGTGCCCATCGCCGTATCGGACGGTGGCGAGGACGGGCTCGTGGACGGCATATCGCTCGTCGCGGGCGTGCGGTCGGGCCAGCCGAGCGTACGGACCGTCGTCCTCGCCGAGAAGGACGATCCGCGCCGCGCCGCACTGGCCCTCCAGGCGGGCGCGTCCGGGTGGGTCGCCAAGGACTGCTCGCTCTCCCGGCTGCTCACGGTCATCCGAGGCGTGCTGCGCGACGAGACGCATCTGCCGCCCGCGCTGCTCACGGGCGTCCTGCGGGAGTTGACGGCCGCCCGCAAGCACCGCACGGAGAGTGAGCGGCTCGTCGAGTCCCTCACCCCGCGTGAGCGCGAAGTGCTTCGGTGCATGGTGGCGGGGCTGGGGCGCAAGGCCGTCGCCGAGCGCCTGTTCCTCTCCCCGCACACCGTCCGCACCCACATGCAGAACGTCCTCGGCAAGCTGGGCGTCCACTCCACCCTCGCCGCCGTCGCGCTCGCGCGCCGGGCGGGTGTCGGACCGGCCGACCTAGCCGGGGATGTTGTCGAACGGGGCGGTCAACTGGCGTAG
- a CDS encoding GNAT family N-acetyltransferase, with protein sequence MFRMETEVDKERSQLLLSRLRASNTAASPILRGLRGTPGERESPLQVWALDDSGEVAGGLVGHTWATWLHVTYLWVDERHRGEGLGSRLMATAERMASRDRACRSARLETWDFQAPEFYKRLGYEVVCVIPDYPPGITEYTLTKRIG encoded by the coding sequence ATGTTTCGTATGGAGACGGAAGTCGACAAGGAACGAAGCCAATTACTACTTTCCCGGCTGCGTGCCAGTAACACCGCCGCCTCGCCGATCCTCCGTGGCCTGCGCGGCACCCCCGGTGAGCGCGAGTCCCCGCTGCAGGTGTGGGCCCTGGACGACTCGGGCGAGGTCGCCGGCGGGCTGGTCGGCCACACCTGGGCGACCTGGCTGCACGTCACCTACCTCTGGGTCGACGAACGCCACCGGGGCGAGGGCCTCGGCTCGCGTCTGATGGCGACGGCCGAACGCATGGCCTCCCGCGACCGTGCCTGCCGCTCCGCCCGCCTGGAGACCTGGGACTTCCAGGCGCCGGAGTTCTACAAGCGGCTCGGCTACGAGGTGGTGTGCGTGATCCCCGACTATCCGCCGGGGATCACCGAGTACACGCTGACGAAGAGGATCGGCTGA
- the galK gene encoding galactokinase: MSEAVVVAERFEELYGAEPEGVWAAPGRVNLIGEHTDYNDGFVMPFALPHTTIAAVSRRTDGLLRLHSDDIEGGVVELTLDGLTPEADRGWTAYPSGVVWALREAGHTAVTGADVHLTSTVPTGAGLSSSAALEVVVALALNDLYDLGLKGWQLARLCQRAENVYVGAPTGIMDQTASACCESGHALFLDTRDLSQRQIPFDLAAEGMQLLVVDTQVKHSHSEGEYGKRRAGCEKGAALLGVDALRDVAYDELDAALDRLGDEEEVRRLVRHVVTEDQRVERVVSLLESGRTRAIGPVLVEGHASLRDDFRISCPELDLVVDTALSSGALGARMTGGGFGGSAIVLVDETDAAAVTKAVEDAFAAAGFAAPRVFVAVPSAGARRVC, from the coding sequence ATGAGCGAGGCTGTCGTCGTCGCCGAGCGGTTCGAGGAGCTGTACGGGGCGGAGCCGGAGGGAGTGTGGGCGGCGCCGGGCCGGGTGAACCTCATCGGCGAGCACACCGACTACAACGACGGCTTCGTCATGCCCTTCGCCCTCCCGCACACCACGATCGCGGCGGTGTCCCGGCGCACGGACGGGCTCCTGCGCCTGCACTCCGACGACATCGAGGGCGGCGTGGTCGAGCTGACCCTGGACGGGCTCACCCCCGAGGCCGACCGCGGCTGGACCGCGTACCCCTCCGGTGTCGTCTGGGCCCTGCGCGAGGCCGGCCACACGGCCGTCACCGGCGCCGACGTCCACCTCACCTCGACGGTCCCGACGGGCGCGGGCCTGTCCTCCTCCGCCGCCCTCGAAGTGGTCGTCGCCCTCGCCCTCAACGACCTCTACGACCTCGGCCTCAAGGGCTGGCAGCTGGCCCGCCTGTGCCAGCGCGCGGAGAACGTCTACGTCGGCGCCCCGACCGGGATCATGGACCAGACGGCCTCCGCCTGCTGCGAGAGCGGCCACGCCCTGTTCCTCGACACCCGCGACCTCTCCCAGCGGCAGATCCCCTTCGACCTGGCCGCCGAGGGCATGCAGCTCCTCGTCGTCGACACCCAGGTCAAGCACTCCCACAGCGAGGGCGAGTACGGCAAGCGCCGCGCCGGCTGCGAGAAGGGCGCGGCCCTGCTCGGCGTCGACGCGCTGCGGGACGTCGCCTACGACGAGCTGGACGCGGCCCTGGACCGCCTCGGCGACGAGGAGGAGGTCCGCCGCCTGGTCCGCCATGTGGTCACCGAGGACCAGCGCGTCGAACGCGTGGTCTCCCTGCTGGAGTCGGGTCGGACCCGGGCGATCGGCCCCGTCCTCGTCGAGGGCCACGCCTCGCTGCGCGACGACTTCCGCATCTCCTGCCCCGAACTGGACCTCGTCGTCGACACCGCCCTGTCCTCCGGCGCCCTCGGGGCCCGCATGACGGGCGGCGGCTTCGGCGGCTCCGCGATCGTCCTCGTCGACGAGACCGACGCGGCCGCGGTCACCAAGGCCGTCGAGGATGCCTTCGCCGCGGCCGGCTTCGCGGCCCCCCGGGTCTTCGTGGCGGTGCCTTCCGCGGGAGCGCGACGGGTCTGCTGA
- the galE gene encoding UDP-glucose 4-epimerase GalE, whose translation MSGKYLVTGGAGYVGSVVAQHLLEAGHEVVVLDNLSTGFREGVPAGASFVEGDIRDAAKWLDDSFDAVLHFAAFSQVGESVVKPEKYWDNNVGGTMALLAAMRETGVRKLVFSSTAATYGEPETTPIVESAPTKPTNPYGASKLAVDHMITGEAAAHGLGAVSLRYFNVAGAYGTCGERHDPESHLIPLVLQVAQGRRDAISVFGDDYPTADGTCVRDYIHVADLADAHLLALDAARPGEHLICNLGNGNGFSVREVIETVRRVTGHPIPEVVAPRRAGDPATLVASAATARERLGWNPSRADLAEIVADAWQFARAHAE comes from the coding sequence ATGAGCGGCAAGTACCTGGTCACCGGTGGCGCGGGCTATGTCGGCAGCGTGGTCGCCCAGCATCTGCTGGAGGCGGGCCACGAGGTCGTCGTCCTCGACAACCTCTCCACGGGCTTCCGCGAGGGCGTGCCCGCCGGCGCGTCCTTCGTCGAGGGCGACATCCGCGACGCCGCCAAGTGGCTCGACGACTCCTTCGACGCCGTCCTGCACTTCGCCGCGTTCTCCCAGGTCGGCGAGTCCGTCGTGAAGCCGGAGAAGTACTGGGACAACAACGTCGGCGGCACCATGGCCCTGCTCGCCGCCATGCGCGAGACGGGCGTGCGCAAGCTGGTCTTCTCCTCCACGGCCGCCACCTACGGCGAGCCGGAGACCACCCCGATCGTCGAGTCCGCGCCCACGAAGCCGACCAACCCCTACGGCGCCTCCAAGCTCGCCGTCGACCACATGATCACCGGCGAGGCCGCGGCCCACGGCCTGGGCGCCGTCTCGCTGCGCTACTTCAACGTCGCCGGCGCCTACGGCACCTGCGGCGAGCGCCACGACCCCGAGTCGCACCTCATCCCGCTGGTGCTCCAGGTCGCACAGGGCCGCCGGGACGCGATCTCCGTCTTCGGCGACGACTACCCGACCGCCGACGGCACCTGCGTCCGCGACTACATCCACGTCGCCGACCTCGCCGACGCCCACCTGCTGGCGCTGGACGCCGCGCGCCCCGGCGAGCACCTCATCTGCAACCTCGGCAACGGCAACGGCTTCTCGGTGCGCGAAGTGATCGAGACCGTCCGCCGGGTCACCGGCCACCCGATCCCCGAGGTCGTCGCCCCGCGCCGCGCCGGCGACCCGGCGACCCTGGTCGCCTCCGCCGCCACGGCCCGCGAACGCCTCGGCTGGAACCCGTCCCGCGCGGACCTCGCGGAGATCGTCGCGGACGCGTGGCAGTTCGCGCGGGCGCACGCCGAGTAG
- the galT gene encoding galactose-1-phosphate uridylyltransferase, whose protein sequence is MKKTSTRLADGRELIYYDLRDDTVRDAVDKRPLERTVTTSEVRRDPLLGDSVAIASHRQGRIYHPPANECPLCPSQGDRLSEIPDSSYDAVVFENRFPSLAGDSGRCEVVCFTSDHNASFADLTDEQARLVLDAWTDRTAELSHLPSVEQVFCFENRGAEIGVTLGHPHGQIYGYPFTTPRTALMLRSLAAHKDATGGENLFDTVLRGELAGERVVLETEHWAAFVPFAAHWPYEVHLYPKRRVPDLLALDEDARTEFPQVYLELLRRFDRIFGEGEPPTPYIAAWHQAPFGTLEDFEGVQREDFALHLELFTIRRTSGKLKFLAGSESGMNVFINDVPPERAAERLREVASS, encoded by the coding sequence GTGAAGAAGACCTCGACCCGGCTGGCCGACGGTCGTGAGCTGATCTACTACGACCTGCGCGACGACACGGTGCGCGACGCGGTGGACAAGCGACCCCTGGAACGCACCGTCACCACTTCGGAGGTACGCCGGGACCCGCTGCTCGGCGACTCCGTCGCGATCGCCTCGCACCGGCAGGGCCGCATCTACCACCCCCCGGCGAACGAATGTCCGCTCTGCCCCTCCCAGGGCGACCGGCTCAGCGAGATCCCGGACTCGTCGTACGACGCCGTGGTCTTCGAGAACCGCTTCCCGTCGCTCGCCGGTGACTCCGGCCGCTGCGAGGTCGTCTGCTTCACCTCGGACCACAACGCCTCGTTCGCCGACCTGACCGACGAGCAGGCCCGCCTCGTCCTGGACGCGTGGACCGACCGCACGGCGGAGCTGTCGCACCTGCCCTCGGTCGAGCAGGTGTTCTGCTTCGAGAACCGGGGCGCCGAGATAGGCGTGACGCTGGGGCACCCGCACGGACAGATCTACGGGTATCCCTTCACCACCCCCCGCACCGCGCTGATGCTGCGCTCGCTCGCGGCCCACAAGGACGCCACCGGCGGCGAGAACCTCTTCGACACCGTCCTGCGCGGCGAACTTGCCGGCGAGCGGGTGGTCCTGGAGACCGAGCACTGGGCCGCCTTCGTGCCCTTCGCGGCGCACTGGCCCTACGAGGTCCACCTCTACCCCAAGCGCCGCGTGCCCGACCTGCTCGCGCTCGACGAGGACGCCCGCACAGAATTCCCCCAGGTCTATCTGGAACTCTTGAGGCGCTTCGACCGGATCTTCGGCGAGGGTGAGCCTCCGACGCCGTACATCGCGGCCTGGCACCAGGCCCCGTTCGGCACGCTGGAGGACTTCGAGGGTGTCCAGCGCGAGGACTTCGCGCTCCACCTCGAGCTTTTCACCATCCGACGCACCTCCGGCAAGCTGAAGTTCCTCGCGGGTTCCGAATCCGGCATGAACGTGTTCATCAACGACGTGCCGCCGGAGCGCGCGGCCGAGCGACTGCGAGAGGTAGCGAGTTCATGA